The window CCATCGATGGCGTCGTCTGGGAGGCCGAGCTCGGCGTGGGCAATACCTTCCTGAGTCCGCAGGTCGAGCGGCTGTTCGGCTACACCGTGGAGGAGTGGCGCTCCGACCCGCGCTTCTGGCGGATGCATGTGCATCCCGACGATCTGGCGGAGGCCCTGGTCATCGACGATGCCGCGTACAACGCGACGCACAGCTATGCGTACGAGATGAGTTACCGGCTGATCGCCAAGTCCGGCAAGGTCGTGTGGGTGCGCGACCTGTGCCGCGTGGTGGTCGAGCCGGAGCGGCCGAACCGCATGATCGGCCTGATGATCGACGTGACCCGGCAGAAGAACACGGAACTCGAACTGCTGCGCTCCGACAACCGCTATTCGCTCGCCACCCGCGGCTCCAACGACGGCATCTGGGATTGGGACCTGCGCACGGACGTGCTGCATGCGTCCGAGCGCTTCCACGAGATCGTCGGGCTGGACGGCATCGATCACGTGCACGACGGTGGCTGGAGCTTCCTTGAGCGGCTCATCGATCCCGATGACCGCGAGCGCGTGCAGGCGGCCTATCGCTGGCACCTGTCGGGGAACCGCCCGAACTTTTCGGTGGATTTCCGCGCATTCCACGGCTCGGGGCGGCTGGTGTGGGTCAACTGGCGCGGGGTTGCCCAGTTCGAGGGCGGCGTTGCCGTGCGCATGGCGGGCTCGCTGAGCGATCTGGCGGAACGCGGCAGTTCCTACGACGCCCTGACCAACTTGCCCGGCCGGCCACTGTTCCGCGACCGCCTCGCGCATGCCATCGCGCTGCACCGGAACGAGGCGGCGAGAGGCGGCGACGCGCCGGCACGCGGTGGAACCACGATGTTCGCCGTGCTGGTGCTGGACCTCAACCGGTTCAAGGCCGTCAACGATACCCACGGGCATCATGTGGGCGACCAGCTCTTGCAGCAGGTGGCGCGCCGGCTCGAAGCCTGCGTGCGGACGGGCGACCTGGTTGCCCGGATGAGCGGCGACGAGTTCAACGTGCTGCTCGAATCCATCGACCCCGCCGAAGCGGCCGACCGCGCCCGCCAGATCGCCGCCGCCCTCGCCGTGCCCTACGAAATCGGTGCGCAGACCGTGACCAGCGGCGCGAGCATCGGGTTGGTCAGCAGCGAGTCCGGGTTGGCAACCATCGACGACTATCTGCGCGCCGCGGACACGGCCATGTACCGGGCCAAGAGCCGGTCATTGGGTGTCTGCGTTTTTTCGGTGGAAGAAAGCTGAGGGCGGAAACTAGGGAACCCGGTTTGCTTGTCCGTTTTGCAGAGCACGAAACAGGGATCCATGAAACCCGGGTTTCGGCGTTCAATCCGCGCCTGGCGGCAGACGATGCATCAGGCGAGGGTTTCGTGCCGGCGGAAGAAATCGGTGCCGGGACAGTTCGCCCCGGCGCCGATTCGTAAGGCGGGATCAAGCCCGCAAGGACTTACTTCAGGGCGACCCTCGGGAAATCGACCGGGATGTCCAGGGCGACATTGATGTAGTTGGTGAAGAGGTTCAGGGCGACGTGGGCCAGGATCTCGACGATCTGTCCGTCATCGAATCCGGCCTTGCGCAATCCGGCGATGTCGGCGTCGTCCACCTGCGCGCGCCGTTCGACCACTTTCAGGGCGAAGTCGAGGGCGGCGGCGGTTCTGGCGTCGCTGGACGTGCCGACTTGGGCGGCGGCCATGTCGGCAGCGGACGCGCCGGCGTTCTGGCCAAGCACGGTGTGCGCCGCCAGGCAGTATTCGCAGCGGTTGCGGTTGGCGATGGCCACGGCGATCTGCTCGCCGAGCCTGGCGCCGAGGCTGCCCTTGCCGAGTGCGCCGAAGGCGGCCCACATGCTCTGCAGGGCGGCAGGCGAGTTGGCCACGGCCTTGAACATGTTGGGCGTGGCGCCGAAGGCCTGCTGGATCTGGGCCAGCAGGGGCTGGCTGGCGGCGGGGGCGGATTGCGATTCGAGGTTGACGCGGGACATGGCGATCTCCTGAAGAGGTCAGGTGGTGGAAAGGACACCCCGACGGGGCTTGCGCAGTGTGCGCGGATCGCCTGTATGATTTGGATCAATTCGTACTTTAAAAGCATCTTTTCGTACAGATGAGCGCGCAGCCTCCCATCGACCGCCTTTCGGGCCTCCTCGAGCGTTTCCGCGTCCGCGCGCAACTGCACCATTCGGGCACGCTGTGCAGGCTCACGCATTTCGACGCGAGCGAAGGATTCGCCTACCTGCACGTGCTGCGCCGTGGCTGGCTGGAGGTCAGTCATCCGCATGCGCGCGACCTGCCGAATGCGATGCGTTTCGACGAACCGACGCTGTTGCTGTATCCGCGTCCCCGCACCCATCGTTTCAGCGACACGCCGCGCGACGGCGCCGATCTGACCTGCGCGCGATTGAGCTTCGAGGGCGGCGCGGAAAATCCGTTGGCGCGTGCATTGCCCCCGCTGGTCGCGCTGCCGCTGGCGCGGGTGCCGGGGCTGGAGCCGGCGCTCGGCCTGCTGTTCGCGGAAACCGACCGGGTGCGCTGCGGCCAGCGCCTGCTGGCCGACCGGTTGTTCGAGGTGGTCGTGCTGCAACTGCTGCGCTGGCTGCTGGATCATCCACAGGAGGCGGGCGTGCGCCCCGGGCTGATCGCGGGCCTGTCCGATCCGCGCCTCGCGCGCGCGTTGGTGGCGATGCACGACGCTCCCGGCGAGCCGTGGACGCTGGAGCGCATGGCCGAGCGTGCGGGCATGTCGCGCACGGCTTTCGCCAATGCGTTCCGCGAACGCGTGGGGCAGCCCCCGGCCGACTATCTGGGCGATTGGCGCATGGCCTTGGCGCAAAGCCGGCTGCGCGATGGCCGGCCGGTCAAGCTGCTGGCCGAGGAATTGGGGTACGCGAATCCTTCCGCCCTGTCGCGCGCCTTCGTGGCCAGGGTGGGGATGTCGCCTCGCGACTGGCTGGCCAGGATGGCGGAGAGCGGCAGGGTGGAAACGTAGGGGAATCAAACCGGGAGGTAGCAAGCCACCTAACGCCTTCCCGCATGGATGCTTCCGACCACGGTGGGGACGCCATCGCCGGATTTGTCTTTTCGCGATGCTCTGCTTGCTGCCCTGCATGCGGCCCATGCCAAGGGCAACGTCAACGCGTCCTGGTTATTCCTGTTGTTGCCGCCTAGACATCAATTTCCTCCATTTGTCCCATTTGTTCATCACCCGCCGTTGGTTCCCACTGACCGACCGTGCGCAGGGGAGCGCGCGACTCGGAGGTGCGGTTCGCATTGTCGATGGTGTCCTGCGTGGCGCCACCGCGATCACTGATTTCAAGGGAGGAAATGGATGATGAGCAAGTTGAAGCCCAGCTTGTTGGCGGCAGGCGTGCTATTGGCGGTTTCGGGACTGGCGGCGAAATACGCCGTCTCCGGCGATGCCTTTTCAACCATGCAGATGCCGAGCATGAAGGCACTGCGAGCGGCGACGCCGTATCAGGACAACAACGGGCAGGTGCCGCCGCGCGGCGTCTATTCCGGGCCTTTGTTCAAGCTCAGCCACGACTGGCCGACGTCACCATTGCCGCCGATCGGAAAGACGCCGTGGCAGGAGGCGATCGGCAACGGGCCGATCACGGTGGAGAATGCGTCCGCGTATGCCGCGGTGCTGAAGGCTGCGGTCGCGGACAACGCGAAGCAGCTGATCATGCGGCACGACCAATGGGACGCGGCCAAGGCCGGCTGGTACAACGAACCGTGGGTGGGCAGCCTGCGCGAGGCGATCAGCGGGACGTATCCCGCGGGCACGTTCGGCCCGTCGATTTTCCCCGGTACCGGGCTGCGCGCCACCTTCAATACCCACGTTCTGACCTATTACGACAAGCGTGCAGCCTATTCGCTGCGCGACTTCTGGGGCGAATCGTCGATGAAGCCGGCGCTGAAGACGGAGAAGGCCCAGTTCCAGGAGGGCGCGATCATCGTCAAGGCGGCGTTGTTCGCATCCGCCGATCCGAAGGTGAAGGCCGATTGGTGGGACGCCATGGCCGGCGCCGCTGCATGGAGCCTGTACCTGCCTGTCGGCAGCGAGAGCAAGCCGCAGGTTTGGCCCGGCTACGTCGCGCAGTTCGACATCATCGTCAAGGACAGCCAGTCGTCCCCGACCACCGGCTGGGTGTTCATGACGCTGGTGTACGACAAGGATGCACCCGGCGATGTCTGGGACAAGATGGTGCCGCTGGGCGTGCAGTGGGGCAACGATCCGCAGGCGACCTCTCCCGACATGCCGCTCAAGGAGAACTGGAACAACCCGAAGGCGCCGCTGTATTCCACCCAGACGCTGGGTTGGGGCGGGCGCCTGACCGGGCCGAACGACGGCGGGCGCAACGATATCGCGGTGGATGGGAAGGTCATCCGCAATGCGCCGAACTCCAGCTGCATGAGCTGCCACAGCACGGCGGAATGGAGCACGACCAGCAACCGGATGAATTCGTTCCTGCTGCCGTCGTTCGCGACCAAGGCCGCGCCGTACTTCCAGCTGTGCAATGACCAGGGCAAGCCCGATCCGAACGGCACGGTGATCTGCTCTCCGGCGCCGGGGTCGAAGGAATGGATGAAGTGGTTCCAGAACCGGCCCGGCACCGAAGCGATGGATCCGGATTCGTTTGCCGTGGACTTCGATGAAGTCTTCTCATTCAAGTCGCTCAAGCTCTGGTGGGCGGCCGTTGGTCCGGTGGAGCAAGTGGCGCCGATGTTGATGCGTACCCCGGCTCAGGGGCCGCGCTTCAACCAGTACACCGGCGCACCGTTGCCGAAGGCGGAGGACGAGAGCAGGTAGAGCGGGGAAAGCGGGGCCAGCGGCGCACCTGCGCGCTGGCCTCGTTGCCTCATGCCTGCCAGATGCGCCGCCGCCACGCGCCATTCACATGGCGACGCGCTATCGTTGCCTTCCCGATCCCTTGCCAGTCAGGTCGAGCAAGTGAAAGCCACCGTCGTCGGTCTAGTCACCCCACATGTCCTGCGCGTCATGGATGTCGCCAAACAGGCGGAGTCGGGCGCCAACGTGGATTGGCATCTGCGGGATGCGGTCGCGAGGACGGTGGACGAACTGGGCCAGCAGTACAACGCGCAGGATCTGCTCTCGGCGTATGTGCAGGGCCTGGAGTCGGCCGCTCGGGACGTGCCGCCGATCCGCAAGGTCTATGCCGATGCGTTGCAGGCCGCTGCGGCGATTGCCACGCGCGACCTCAGGGAACGCGATTGAGGAAAAGACGCCGGGATCGATGACGGTGTGAGCAGGCTGTAGCGCCACAAGTCCGGATTGTCCCCGACACCGTTTCCCGGACACCGTTTCTCGCGTTATGCCGCCTTCGCTTTCGGCACCTGGTAATGGCCGCCGATGTTGCGCGCGGCGACGTTGATCCGGTTCCAGCCGTTGATGGCGACCACCAGCAGGGTCAGGTCGACCAGCGCGTCCTCGTCGAACACTGCGCTCGCGCGTTCGTAAAGGGCGTCGGAAACGGCGCCGTGCGCGAGTTCGGTCAGTTCCTCGGCCCAGGCCAGCGCGATCTGTTCGCGTTCGCTGTACAGCGTGGTCTCGCGCCATGCCGGCAGCAGGTGCAGGCGCTGCTCGGTCTCGCCGGCGGCACGCGCGTCCTTGCTGTGCATGTCCAGGCAGTACGCGCAGCCGTTGATCTGCGAGACGCGCATCAGCACCAGTTGCTGCAGCGTGGGTTCCAGCCGGCCGCCGTCGTGCACCTGCATGCTCAGGGCGAGCAGCGGCTGCATGGCGGGATAGTGTTTCGCCATGGAAAAACGATGTATGAGGAAGGCTCCTAAATGGAGGCGGTTGCATGCCGAAACAGGCACGAGTGTCGGCAAATAGCGGAATCGAGTTCATTATCCGAGCTACATAGGCACTACGCTTTTGTGCAGCGCAAAGCTGCTCCGGACTTTTTATGTTGTGGGTTCTGGTCGCATCGACACGAAATGGCGTCGCCTTGTTATGCTCGTTTAGCAGTGGGGGGCACCGTTTGAACCTGGGGGTTGGATGTTTTGGCGATGCGTTCTCTCCGCTGCAGGCATGGTGCTCGCAGCCTCGTTGTTTGTCGCGAATGCTGCTTCGCCAACGTCATCTGCATCCGCTGCGGAAGCGCTGACTACCGAACCTGTCGAAGGCGTCAGCCTCGGCGAATGGACTGCGCGCTGGTGGCGTTGGGCACTCAACCAGCCGGTACAGCCTTTCCTGGATCCGGACGGGCGCTTCTGCGAGATGGGGCAGGAGGGGCCGGTCTGGTTCCTGGCCGGAACGAACGGCCGCTTCCGGCCGAAGCGCGAATGCGAAGTCCCGGAAGGCAAGTACCTGTTGGTGCCGGTGATCAACATGATCTATTGGCAACGCGGTCCCGGGGATTCGCGGTTGCCATGCAAGACACTGCAGGAGTCTGCGGCGGTGAACAATGATCATCTGCGCAGTGCGGTGGTGTTGCTGGACGATAAGCCGGTCGGTGACGTGCGCTTGTTTCGCGTCAAGAGCGAAGGCTGTTTTCCGATGGATCCCGACGACCCTTCATCGCCGCTGGGTGCGGCGGACGGCTATTGGCTGATGATCAAGCCTCTGTCGAGAGGCCCTCATTCGCTCGTGGTCGGCGCGAATTACGGCGAATCCGACGTGGCGTATGGCGGCATGAACCAGAACTTCGAATACGTACTGCACGTGGGCGGAAGAACCACTTTGAGCGATGCGGCCGACTACGGGCGTTCGCTCATTGCGACGCAATGAATTGCGTGGGCAGATCCCTAGGGGGCGGAATGGCATCGAACCCAGTTCGCGATGTTTCGAATCTTGCCTGTTGGCATCGCTTGAAAATTAAGGCTGTGCGGGTCGAGATGTTTCCGTGACTACGGAAGCGTCTCCCTTCGTCGTGACGTTGGTCCATGGAACCTTCGCCCGCGGCGCCGCATGGGCGAACGACGATGCGGCACTGGTTCGGCAACGCTTGCGCGAGCGGTTCGGCGAGGCCGTGCGTTTTCGCGCTTTCAACTGGAGCGGCTCGAACTCGCATTCGGCTCGTCGAGCCGGCGCGGAGGCGCTGCGCGAAGACCAGGATGAGGTTGCCCGCGCTTGGCCGGGTGTGCCGCGCTTCGTCGTCGCCCACAGCCACGGAGGCAATGTTGCTTTGTACGCACTGGGAGATGCTCCATCTCAGCCGGACTTGGCCGGGATCGTGACGATCGGGACGCCTTTCATCGCCAGCGAGGCGCGCAGCCTTGGAGCGGCAATGGGACTGCTACGTCTCGGCCTGCCGTTCATGACCCTGCTGTTGGGTGCGCTATTGCTTGGCGGCATTGCCGCGGTCGCTTCGCTCGCGTTGGGAACGCGGTTGTCGGGCACGGCTTGGACGTTGGCGGCATTGGTGTTCTCGGTGTACGGGATCGCCATGGTGATCAACGTGGCGTTCATGGTCTTTCGGAACATGCCGCGCCTTGAAGCCTCCCTGGCGGCGAGGCAAGAGGCATTGCTGGCCGAATTGCGCCTGCCTGTGCCACCCGTACCGATGCTTTGCATACATGTATCGGGCGATGAGGCGGGTTTGTGGCTGGGGCTGACCCGCTTTCTGGCGGAAATACCTTATGCGTTGTGGCGTAGGGCGACGCTGATTGGGGGGCTTGTCGTGCTGGGAGTGTCCACTTACGTCGCCATGTTGGGCGAAATCGATGGCCACGACCGCCTGCAGTCGCATTTGATCGCTGCCGGTGTCGGCTTGCTGGCAAGTGCGGCGACCATGCTCATGTACGGCATCTACTGGCAGCTCGTGATGGCTGGCGTGCCTCTGTTGGTGCGCGCTCATCCCGGTGCCTATGGTGGCGAAGGAATCTTTCATAACTGGCTCTTGCGGATCCGCACGACGGTGATCCCGGCAATGGCCGATGAGCACATCACCCGACACGCCTGCAAGGCGCCGCCTGGCTTGCGTGGGCTCAAGCACAGCTGGATGTATGGTGATGCTGAAGTGATCGATGCCGTGGCGGATTGGATGGATTCCCGGTTGGCGACGATGTGACGATCTTTCATGGCGTGCTGCTGAAAGGTGGCAAGAAACGGGACGCCGAATCTTAAAGACGCGGTCACCATGCGGCTCCATTTCACGGGAGTCCCGCATGCACATGCTGAAAGACAAGGTCGCGCTGATCACCGGCGCCAGTTCCGGCATCGGTCACGCCACCGCCCGCCTGTTCGCGCGGCATGGGGCGCGGCTGGTGATCGCCGGGCGGGACGCGGCGCGGTTGGCCGCGCTCAAGGCGCAGATCGAAGAAGGCGGCGGGCAGGCGCTGGCGCTGGCCGGCGATGTCCGCGACGAAGCCCACGCGCGGGCGTTGGTGGAGGCCGCCGTCGATGCGTTCGACGGGCTGGACATCGCGTTCAACAATGCGGGCGACTTGGGGCCGATGGGCCCGACCTCGGAAGTCGCGCTGGAGGACTGGCGGCATGCGCTCGACGTGAACCTGACCGCCGCGTTCCTCGGCGCCAAGCATCAGTTGCCGGCGCTGGTGGAGCGGGGCGGTGGCGCGCTGATCTTCACCGGTACGTTCGTCGGCCACACGGTCGGGTTTTCCGGCATGGCCGCCTACGCCGCGAGCAAGGCCGGCGTGATCGGCCTGACCAAGGCGCTGGCGGCCGAGTACGGCGGCCGGAACGTGCGGGTGAACGCGCTCCTGCCCGGCGGCACCGACACGCCGATGGGGCGGGCGGTGGCCGACAGCCCGGAAGCGGTCGCCCATGTCCGCAGCCTGCATGCGCTGGAACGGATGGCGACGCCGGAGGAAATCGCCGGCTCGGCGCTGTATCTGGCGTCCGACCTCGGTTCCTTCACCACGGGCGTGACGCTGCTGGCGGATGGCGGCGTGTCGGTGAAGCGATGATGCGTTCCTGAACGGAACCGATGCGCGCGAGGGCGGCGCTTTGACGCGGCGCCCACCCGCCGGCTGCTATAGCGGAAACACCCCGAATGCAGGAGTGGGCCATGTCCGACAATCCCGTGACCGGAGAGGTCTCCAACAGCAAGCTGGCGGCGGTGTTCCCGGCCAAGGCTTCCGCACAGGACGCGGCGGCGGATCTGGTGGAGCAGCTCGGCATCGCGCCTGCGCAGGTGAAGCTGATCACGCCGGGGACCACCGACGTCGACATCAAGCTGGAGCCGGAGGGCGGCAACATCTGGCGCACGATCGTGCTTGCGCACCTGAAGCTGTGCCTGCTGGGCGCGATCGTCGGCGGCTTGGTGTTCATGGGAATGATGCTGGCGGACGTGCACTACGTCGAAACGTCGCCCCTGGCCGCAGGTGGCTGGTGGGTGCTGTATGGCGCGATCGGGGGCCTGTTCCTCGGCGGGCTGGTGGCGCTGCGCCCCGACCACGACCGCTACATCCAGGCGGTGCGCGAGGCCATCGCGGCCGGACGCAGCGCGGTTGTCGTGCATGCGCTGTCGGCGATGCAGCAGCGCGAGGCCGCGCGCTTCCTGGCCGCGCGCGGCGCGGAGGTGACGCGCACGCTGTAGGCGGGGCCGGAGGGTGCGGCTTGCGGCTTTGATCGCGCGGGGCCGGCTTTCCAGCGGCGGAACGGCTACTTGCGGTATGGTGGCACCCGCGTCCGACGGAGTTTGGCCGCTGTCGTCGGAGCGGGGAGAGCAGGGCACGGGAGTGGCGGCCGCATGCCGGAGAGACGGCGATGAAATGTCCGCCCGCGTTGCCCGCGGAAAAGGAGCGGTTGCAGGCCCTGTCCGATTACGGATTGGGCGAGAACCGGCCGCTGCCCAGTTTGGATGCCGTGGTTCAACTCGCCGCGCGCTCGCTCGGAATGCCGATGGCGGCGGTCAACATGATCGGCAGCGACCACGTGTTCTTCGCCGCCAGCGCCGGCATCGAGCCCGGCGGCGAAGGCGTGGACATGGCGCGCGACGTGTCGTTCTGCGCGCACGCGATCACCCAGGACGGGGTGATGGTGGTGTCCGACGCCCGCCTCGACGAACGCTTCCACGACAACCCGCTGGTGACAGGATCGGCGGGATTGCGTTTCTACGCGGGCGTGCCGCTGCTGTCGCCGCAGGGGCATCCGCTGGGCGCGCTGTGCGTGCTCGACCAGCGCCCGCACCACGATTTCTCCGACGCCGACCGCCAGCACCTGCGCGAGCTGGCGAAGATCGCATCGGACCGGCTGGAGCTGCGCCGGATCGAGCTGTCGGCGAACGCGATGCGGCCGTTCGACGCCTACGCCCGCAACTCGCCGACCGCGGTGGCGTGGTTCGACGGCAGCGGCGCGATCGTGGCGTGGAACGATTCCGCCGCCACCCTGTTCGGCTACGAGCCGTCCGAGGGCATCGGCCGCCGCATCGACGAGCTGCTGGCGGAGCCGGATCGCGCCGAGGTGAACGCGCTGATCGCGCGCGCCGCGCGGGCCGGCTCGGTGGACGGCCTGTCGATGCCGGAGCGCATCTGCGGCCTGCGCAAGGACGGCAGCGAATTCCTGCTCGGCATCGCGCTGTTCTGCTGGAACGAAAACGGGCGGCTGATGTTCAACGTGCATTTGCAGGACCGCACCGCGCGCCTGCTCAAGCAGGAGGAACTGCATCGCCTGGCCAGCACCGACATGCTCACCGGCCTGCCCAACCGCACCGGCCTGTACCGGCGCATGGAATCCGCGCTGCTGGAATCCAGCGAGCTGGCCGTGCTGATGCTGGACCTGGACGGCTTCAAGGACGTGAACGACACGCTGGGACACGGCGCAGGCGACGGCCTGCTGTGCGAGATCGCGCGCCGTCTGAAGCAGTGCATCGGCCCGGAGGACCTGGTGGCGCGGATGGGCGGCGACGAGTTCGCGATCCTGCTGGCCGGCGTCGGCGACAAACAGCAGGCGGTGGATCGGGCGCAGCGGCTCGTGGAGGTGGTCGCCGAGCCCGTCATGCTCGACGGCAGCGAGGTGCGGGTGGCGGCGTGCTGCGGCATCGCCATCGCGGGCGAGCACGGGCGCGAAGCGCTGGAGCTGGTGGGCGACGCCGACCTGGCGCTGTACCGGGCGAAAAAGGAGGGGCGTGGTCAGGTCTGCGTGTTCCTGCCGGCGCTGCGCGAGGAAGCCAACACGCGCCGCCTGCTGGGCACCGAACTGCATCGCGCGGTGAGCGAAGGCGAGTTCGTGCTGTTCTACCAGCCGCAGGTCCGCCTGAGCGACGGCGCGCTGGTCGGCGCCGAGGCGCTGATCCGCTGGCTGCATCCGCAGCAGGGCCTGCTGTCGCCGGCTGCCTTCCTGCCGGCGCTGGAAACCGGATCGCTGGCCGCCGCGGTCGGCGCCTGGGTACTGGACGAAGCCTGTGCGCAGGCCGCCTACTGGCGCGCGCGCGGCGCGCCGGACCTGCGCATCGGCGTGAACCTGTTCGCCGCGCAGCTGCGCCTCAACGACCTGATCGCC is drawn from Thermomonas brevis and contains these coding sequences:
- a CDS encoding AraC family transcriptional regulator; translation: MSAQPPIDRLSGLLERFRVRAQLHHSGTLCRLTHFDASEGFAYLHVLRRGWLEVSHPHARDLPNAMRFDEPTLLLYPRPRTHRFSDTPRDGADLTCARLSFEGGAENPLARALPPLVALPLARVPGLEPALGLLFAETDRVRCGQRLLADRLFEVVVLQLLRWLLDHPQEAGVRPGLIAGLSDPRLARALVAMHDAPGEPWTLERMAERAGMSRTAFANAFRERVGQPPADYLGDWRMALAQSRLRDGRPVKLLAEELGYANPSALSRAFVARVGMSPRDWLARMAESGRVET
- a CDS encoding SDR family oxidoreductase — its product is MHMLKDKVALITGASSGIGHATARLFARHGARLVIAGRDAARLAALKAQIEEGGGQALALAGDVRDEAHARALVEAAVDAFDGLDIAFNNAGDLGPMGPTSEVALEDWRHALDVNLTAAFLGAKHQLPALVERGGGALIFTGTFVGHTVGFSGMAAYAASKAGVIGLTKALAAEYGGRNVRVNALLPGGTDTPMGRAVADSPEAVAHVRSLHALERMATPEEIAGSALYLASDLGSFTTGVTLLADGGVSVKR
- a CDS encoding carboxymuconolactone decarboxylase family protein, which translates into the protein MSRVNLESQSAPAASQPLLAQIQQAFGATPNMFKAVANSPAALQSMWAAFGALGKGSLGARLGEQIAVAIANRNRCEYCLAAHTVLGQNAGASAADMAAAQVGTSSDARTAAALDFALKVVERRAQVDDADIAGLRKAGFDDGQIVEILAHVALNLFTNYINVALDIPVDFPRVALK
- a CDS encoding esterase/lipase family protein, which gives rise to MTTEASPFVVTLVHGTFARGAAWANDDAALVRQRLRERFGEAVRFRAFNWSGSNSHSARRAGAEALREDQDEVARAWPGVPRFVVAHSHGGNVALYALGDAPSQPDLAGIVTIGTPFIASEARSLGAAMGLLRLGLPFMTLLLGALLLGGIAAVASLALGTRLSGTAWTLAALVFSVYGIAMVINVAFMVFRNMPRLEASLAARQEALLAELRLPVPPVPMLCIHVSGDEAGLWLGLTRFLAEIPYALWRRATLIGGLVVLGVSTYVAMLGEIDGHDRLQSHLIAAGVGLLASAATMLMYGIYWQLVMAGVPLLVRAHPGAYGGEGIFHNWLLRIRTTVIPAMADEHITRHACKAPPGLRGLKHSWMYGDAEVIDAVADWMDSRLATM
- a CDS encoding putative bifunctional diguanylate cyclase/phosphodiesterase, whose protein sequence is MKCPPALPAEKERLQALSDYGLGENRPLPSLDAVVQLAARSLGMPMAAVNMIGSDHVFFAASAGIEPGGEGVDMARDVSFCAHAITQDGVMVVSDARLDERFHDNPLVTGSAGLRFYAGVPLLSPQGHPLGALCVLDQRPHHDFSDADRQHLRELAKIASDRLELRRIELSANAMRPFDAYARNSPTAVAWFDGSGAIVAWNDSAATLFGYEPSEGIGRRIDELLAEPDRAEVNALIARAARAGSVDGLSMPERICGLRKDGSEFLLGIALFCWNENGRLMFNVHLQDRTARLLKQEELHRLASTDMLTGLPNRTGLYRRMESALLESSELAVLMLDLDGFKDVNDTLGHGAGDGLLCEIARRLKQCIGPEDLVARMGGDEFAILLAGVGDKQQAVDRAQRLVEVVAEPVMLDGSEVRVAACCGIAIAGEHGREALELVGDADLALYRAKKEGRGQVCVFLPALREEANTRRLLGTELHRAVSEGEFVLFYQPQVRLSDGALVGAEALIRWLHPQQGLLSPAAFLPALETGSLAAAVGAWVLDEACAQAAYWRARGAPDLRIGVNLFAAQLRLNDLIADVLSALRRHGLPPSALELEVTENIVLDNDDLVLDTLAGLRQAGVGIAFDDFGTGYASLSLLKKYPLTRLKIDRSFVKHVHESDRDASVVRAIVDMTRSFGLDTIAEGIENERQRDRLYRMGCQEGQGYLFSQPLPALVFSDAYGIGDGRPLAIRA
- a CDS encoding sensor domain-containing diguanylate cyclase, producing MPATPTPSAHLLQLLPEAVVQTDALWEITYLNPAWHKLTGHPVEAALGRSLLEFVHPDDVGTLRSGMPVFRLRFADGDYRWVRLQLHPESDAANRVISRQGVLIEITEVTEQVLVEIRQRFLRLLETIDGVVWEAELGVGNTFLSPQVERLFGYTVEEWRSDPRFWRMHVHPDDLAEALVIDDAAYNATHSYAYEMSYRLIAKSGKVVWVRDLCRVVVEPERPNRMIGLMIDVTRQKNTELELLRSDNRYSLATRGSNDGIWDWDLRTDVLHASERFHEIVGLDGIDHVHDGGWSFLERLIDPDDRERVQAAYRWHLSGNRPNFSVDFRAFHGSGRLVWVNWRGVAQFEGGVAVRMAGSLSDLAERGSSYDALTNLPGRPLFRDRLAHAIALHRNEAARGGDAPARGGTTMFAVLVLDLNRFKAVNDTHGHHVGDQLLQQVARRLEACVRTGDLVARMSGDEFNVLLESIDPAEAADRARQIAAALAVPYEIGAQTVTSGASIGLVSSESGLATIDDYLRAADTAMYRAKSRSLGVCVFSVEES
- a CDS encoding carboxymuconolactone decarboxylase family protein; protein product: MQPLLALSMQVHDGGRLEPTLQQLVLMRVSQINGCAYCLDMHSKDARAAGETEQRLHLLPAWRETTLYSEREQIALAWAEELTELAHGAVSDALYERASAVFDEDALVDLTLLVVAINGWNRINVAARNIGGHYQVPKAKAA